A single genomic interval of Pochonia chlamydosporia 170 chromosome 7, whole genome shotgun sequence harbors:
- a CDS encoding cell wall galactomannoprotein Mp2/allergen F17-like protein (similar to Metarhizium robertsii ARSEF 23 XP_007821819.1): MKFLTLTSLVTGALAGVIFDRDLPTIQGVLTTVGTNLVGLDTAVKAFTGDPTNVLTASNTLIQALKDGKAKVDPTGQLSLTDALGLQAPVKDLQAKGDALLADLKAKKDAIAQNGLCEATFLQASSINTASQALIDTVISKVPEAAQDIAKSLAAGLVADLKAAQDAFSPANCKDTGTPPPTSSAPGTSPPATTTPPVTTPPNTSTPPTTTTPPPGSDTCPAAQTVTVTAIDTKDCTPTPTCTTKAPVTVTTTKKACPTKANLPW; the protein is encoded by the coding sequence ATGAAGTTCCTCACATTAACTTCTCTGGTCACCGGCGCCTTGGCCGGCGTGATCTTTGACCGTGACTTGCCCACCATTCAGGGTGTTTTGACAACCGTTGGCACTAACCTGGTTGGCCTTGATACCGCAGTCAAGGCCTTCACCGGTGACCCAACCAACGTGttgacagcttcaaacaCCCTGATTCAGGCACtcaaggatggcaaggccaaggttgacccCACCGGTCAGTTGTCTCTGACCGACGCCCTTGGTCTCCAGGCTCCTGTAAAGGACTTGCAAGCCAAGGGTGACGCCCTCCTTGCCGAtctcaaggccaagaaggatgctATTGCCCAGAATGGCCTTTGCGAGGCTACCTTCCTTCAAGCCAGCTCCATCAATACGGCTTCTCAAGCTCTCATTGACACCGTCATCTCCAAGGTCCCCGAGGCTGCGCAGGATATAGCGAAGAGTCTTGCTGCCGGTCTTGTAGCAGACCTCAAGGCCGCACAGGATGCCTTCAGCCCAGCTAACTGCAAGGACACCGGAACTCCTCCCCCTACTTCTTCGGCCCCTGGAACTTCTCCTCCAGCTACTACTACTCCCCCAGTTACTACTCCTCCTAACACTTCTACTCCTCCTACGACCACGACACCCCCTCCCGGCAGTGATACTTGCCCTGCCGCTCAGACTgtcaccgtcaccgccaTCGACACCAAGGACTGCACTCCCACTCCTACTTGCACGACCAAGGCACCTGTGACGGTCACCA